In Betta splendens chromosome 19, fBetSpl5.4, whole genome shotgun sequence, the following proteins share a genomic window:
- the LOC114845443 gene encoding ankyrin repeat and SOCS box protein 12-like isoform X1, protein MLAGPMLRLRISPQEEEFIHEITALRQAILKNDDRLVHEMLCQEIYKKVINCRGGWGLRGTPLHAAVSKGHLSCLQILLAHGALVDCENNKAQTPLFAAVRGKYLDCVLTLLRAGANPNGSASNNCSPVLTAAREGDVEILKELLKHGGDVNSRSKVFLLTSSGRVSSGPLYLAAVYGHMECFKLLLLYGADPDYNCTNARLLSSIKQPKTVLEMCLRHGCGVEYIQLLIDFGANVYLPTLIIEKSTKQNEAVELLLQERGNPKALTSQCRLAVRRYLKKINKIHCIDQLEMPTILINFLQHKPTPVAVL, encoded by the exons ATGCTAG CAGGTCCTATGCTCCGTTTAAGGATCTCTCCACAAGAAGAAGAATTCATCCATGAAATCACCGCGCTCAGACAAGCCATTTTAAAAAACGATGACAGACTTGTCCATGAGATGCTTTGCCAAGAAATCTACAAGAAGGTCATCAACTGCCGAGGCGGCTGGGGACTCAGAGGCACGCCTCTGCATGCCGCCGTGTCCAAAGGGCACCTCAGCTGCCTGCAGATCCTTCTAGCCCACGGCGCCCTGGTGGACTGCGAGAACAACAAGGCCCAGACGCCTCTCTTTGCAGCCGTCCGCGGGAAATATCTGGACTGTGTCCTAACGCTCCTAAGAGCCGGCGCCAACCCCAATGGAAGCGCATCCAATAATTGCTCCCCCGTCCTCACTGCTGCCCGGGAGGGGGATGTGGAGATCTTAAAAGAACTGCTTAAACACGGTGGCGACGTGAACTCCCGCTCCAAAGTCTTCCTCTTGACGTCCAGCGGCAGGGTGTCGAGCGGGCCGCTGTACTTGGCTGCAGTTTACGGTCACATGGAGTGTTTTAAACTGCTGCTCCTCTACGGGGCCGACCCAGACTACAACTGCACGAACGCAAGGCTGCTGAGCTCCATCAAGCAGCCAAAGACTGTGCTGGAGATGTGCCTGCGGCACGGCTGCGGCGTGGAGTACATCCAGCTTCTGATCGACTTCGGCGCCAACGTCTACCTCCCCACGCTGATCATCGAGAAGTCGACAAAGCAGAACGAGGCCGTGGAGCTGCTTCTGCAGGAAAGAG GAAATCCAAAGGCCTTGACTTCTCAGTGCCGACTCGCTGTCAGAAGATACCTCAAGAAGATCAACAAGATCCATTGTATCGATCAGCTGGAAATGCCAACAATTCTCATTAACTTTTTGCAACATAAGCCCACTCCAGTCGCTGTTCTGTAG
- the LOC114845443 gene encoding ankyrin repeat and SOCS box protein 12-like isoform X2: protein MLGPMLRLRISPQEEEFIHEITALRQAILKNDDRLVHEMLCQEIYKKVINCRGGWGLRGTPLHAAVSKGHLSCLQILLAHGALVDCENNKAQTPLFAAVRGKYLDCVLTLLRAGANPNGSASNNCSPVLTAAREGDVEILKELLKHGGDVNSRSKVFLLTSSGRVSSGPLYLAAVYGHMECFKLLLLYGADPDYNCTNARLLSSIKQPKTVLEMCLRHGCGVEYIQLLIDFGANVYLPTLIIEKSTKQNEAVELLLQERGNPKALTSQCRLAVRRYLKKINKIHCIDQLEMPTILINFLQHKPTPVAVL from the exons ATGCTAG GTCCTATGCTCCGTTTAAGGATCTCTCCACAAGAAGAAGAATTCATCCATGAAATCACCGCGCTCAGACAAGCCATTTTAAAAAACGATGACAGACTTGTCCATGAGATGCTTTGCCAAGAAATCTACAAGAAGGTCATCAACTGCCGAGGCGGCTGGGGACTCAGAGGCACGCCTCTGCATGCCGCCGTGTCCAAAGGGCACCTCAGCTGCCTGCAGATCCTTCTAGCCCACGGCGCCCTGGTGGACTGCGAGAACAACAAGGCCCAGACGCCTCTCTTTGCAGCCGTCCGCGGGAAATATCTGGACTGTGTCCTAACGCTCCTAAGAGCCGGCGCCAACCCCAATGGAAGCGCATCCAATAATTGCTCCCCCGTCCTCACTGCTGCCCGGGAGGGGGATGTGGAGATCTTAAAAGAACTGCTTAAACACGGTGGCGACGTGAACTCCCGCTCCAAAGTCTTCCTCTTGACGTCCAGCGGCAGGGTGTCGAGCGGGCCGCTGTACTTGGCTGCAGTTTACGGTCACATGGAGTGTTTTAAACTGCTGCTCCTCTACGGGGCCGACCCAGACTACAACTGCACGAACGCAAGGCTGCTGAGCTCCATCAAGCAGCCAAAGACTGTGCTGGAGATGTGCCTGCGGCACGGCTGCGGCGTGGAGTACATCCAGCTTCTGATCGACTTCGGCGCCAACGTCTACCTCCCCACGCTGATCATCGAGAAGTCGACAAAGCAGAACGAGGCCGTGGAGCTGCTTCTGCAGGAAAGAG GAAATCCAAAGGCCTTGACTTCTCAGTGCCGACTCGCTGTCAGAAGATACCTCAAGAAGATCAACAAGATCCATTGTATCGATCAGCTGGAAATGCCAACAATTCTCATTAACTTTTTGCAACATAAGCCCACTCCAGTCGCTGTTCTGTAG